In the Streptomyces sp. BHT-5-2 genome, one interval contains:
- a CDS encoding SCO4402 family protein, which yields MGAMPLSDMPWWRWRSNVRSALHMLSDPVFQQHTWLAGRPGYGDVTDAVYRLVEDTWLDNWSADKYIGTIFRDTQEAQLVDVAVLRVLRIMHAVGPDAPVAAYLEHPGWPDAVRAAREAHVQMAAADGEDPDTAPHSLEALAALTGPLQAPA from the coding sequence ATGGGCGCTATGCCGCTCTCTGACATGCCGTGGTGGCGCTGGCGCAGCAATGTGCGCTCCGCGCTGCACATGCTCTCCGACCCCGTCTTCCAGCAGCACACCTGGCTCGCCGGCCGGCCCGGGTACGGGGACGTGACCGACGCCGTCTACCGGCTCGTCGAGGACACCTGGCTGGACAACTGGTCCGCCGACAAGTACATCGGCACGATCTTCCGCGACACGCAGGAGGCGCAGCTGGTGGACGTCGCCGTGCTGCGGGTGCTGCGCATCATGCACGCGGTCGGGCCGGACGCCCCGGTCGCCGCCTACCTGGAGCACCCCGGCTGGCCCGACGCCGTACGGGCCGCCCGCGAGGCGCACGTCCAGATGGCCGCCGCGGACGGCGAGGACCCGGACACCGCCCCGCACTCCCTCGAAGCGCTGGCGGCCCTGACGGGCCCGCTCCAGGCCCCGGCCTGA
- the purU gene encoding formyltetrahydrofolate deformylase, with amino-acid sequence MSESQPTQPGQQDRNNQYVLTLSCPDKKGIVHAVSSYLFMTGCNIEDSQQFGDHSTGLFFMRVHFTAEAQVDVEKLRASFAAVGDSFGMDWQIHQADAKMRVVLMVSKFGHCLNDLLFRSRIGALPIEIAAVVSNHTDFAELVGSYGIPFRHIPVTRDTKAEAEAQLLELVEKERIELVVLARYMQVLSDDLCKALAGRVINIHHSFLPSFKGARPYHQAHARGVKLIGATAHYVTADLDEGPIIEQEVERVGHEVTPDQLVEIGRDVECQALARAVKWHSERRVLLNGTRTVVFA; translated from the coding sequence ATGAGCGAGTCGCAGCCCACCCAGCCCGGTCAGCAGGACCGGAACAACCAGTACGTCCTCACGCTGTCCTGCCCGGACAAGAAGGGGATCGTGCACGCCGTCTCCAGCTATCTCTTCATGACCGGCTGCAACATCGAGGACAGCCAGCAGTTCGGCGACCACAGCACCGGGCTGTTCTTCATGCGCGTCCACTTCACCGCGGAGGCGCAGGTCGACGTCGAGAAGCTGCGGGCCAGCTTCGCCGCGGTGGGCGACTCCTTCGGCATGGACTGGCAGATCCATCAGGCCGACGCGAAGATGCGGGTCGTGCTGATGGTGTCCAAGTTCGGGCACTGCCTGAACGACCTGCTCTTCCGCTCCCGGATCGGCGCGCTGCCCATCGAGATCGCGGCCGTGGTCTCCAACCACACCGACTTCGCCGAGCTGGTCGGCTCGTACGGCATCCCCTTCCGGCACATTCCGGTCACCCGGGACACCAAGGCCGAGGCCGAGGCGCAGCTGCTGGAGCTGGTGGAGAAGGAGCGGATCGAGCTGGTGGTGCTCGCCCGCTACATGCAGGTGCTCTCCGACGACCTCTGCAAGGCGCTGGCCGGCCGCGTCATCAACATCCACCACTCCTTCCTGCCGAGCTTCAAGGGCGCCCGGCCCTACCACCAGGCGCACGCCCGCGGCGTCAAGCTGATCGGCGCCACCGCGCACTACGTCACCGCGGACCTCGACGAGGGCCCGATCATCGAGCAGGAGGTCGAGCGCGTCGGCCACGAGGTCACGCCGGACCAGCTGGTGGAGATCGGCCGGGACGTGGAGTGCCAGGCGCTGGCGCGGGCCGTGAAGTGGCACAGCGAGCGCCGGGTGCTGCTCAACGGCACCCGCACGGTGGTCTTCGCCTGA
- a CDS encoding zf-HC2 domain-containing protein → MRGPDEWDGHEHPGGAGERPRIPSPRPAAEDHGPLPDLPPVPPAPHPGPGPVPAPAPPHDVPAEYESDDHPVTGDGTDPSHPPPAAPSHKVLKSLLGAWALAACSPEETAAVEAHLTDCAGCAEEALRLRDAVGLLHPADSLDLDPLLRSRVLEGCLGRRPPRIPVPEWATPLDAEAAKLDALLRDMGEAEWRAPVRLRWFDGREPVERGTTVAGVIGHLMAVDGMVATALGLPDPLGPSAPEQPGPRRRTEAYWRTLGEDPDPRAPHGPWREQSQELTRTASFAGVGVAELSVPYGKFDLALRDAFLDRAFETWVHAGDIADAVDYPYKPPAAGHLHLLVDLAARLLPSTLAQRRRDGLASPAQRLVAAGAPGRSLHLEVEGSGGGDWYIALDSPAAVGSPEHAVAHLALDSDEFCQLAAGHISPEETAAGQDGEREAIREVLFATAALSRL, encoded by the coding sequence GTGAGGGGCCCGGACGAGTGGGACGGCCACGAGCACCCCGGGGGCGCCGGTGAACGTCCCCGGATACCGTCCCCGCGCCCCGCCGCGGAGGACCACGGCCCGCTGCCGGACCTCCCGCCCGTCCCACCAGCCCCCCACCCGGGGCCCGGCCCCGTCCCGGCCCCCGCCCCGCCCCACGACGTCCCTGCGGAGTACGAGAGCGATGACCACCCCGTGACCGGCGACGGCACCGACCCGAGCCACCCGCCCCCGGCCGCCCCGTCCCACAAGGTGCTCAAGTCCCTGCTGGGCGCCTGGGCACTGGCCGCCTGCTCTCCGGAGGAGACGGCCGCCGTCGAGGCGCACCTGACGGACTGCGCCGGCTGCGCCGAGGAGGCGCTGCGGCTGCGCGACGCGGTGGGGCTGCTGCACCCCGCGGACAGCCTCGATCTCGACCCGCTGCTGCGCTCGCGGGTGCTGGAGGGCTGCCTGGGCCGCCGGCCGCCGCGCATCCCCGTCCCCGAGTGGGCCACGCCGCTCGACGCGGAGGCCGCCAAGCTGGACGCGCTGCTGCGCGACATGGGCGAGGCGGAGTGGCGGGCCCCGGTGCGGCTGCGCTGGTTCGACGGCCGCGAGCCGGTCGAGCGCGGGACGACGGTCGCCGGGGTGATCGGGCATCTGATGGCCGTGGACGGCATGGTCGCCACCGCCCTCGGACTGCCCGACCCGCTGGGCCCGTCCGCCCCGGAGCAGCCCGGCCCGCGCCGCCGCACCGAGGCGTACTGGCGCACCCTGGGCGAGGACCCGGACCCGCGGGCGCCGCACGGCCCGTGGCGCGAACAGAGCCAGGAACTGACGAGAACGGCGTCGTTCGCCGGCGTAGGGGTCGCCGAACTCTCCGTCCCCTACGGCAAGTTCGACCTCGCGCTGCGCGACGCCTTCCTGGACCGCGCCTTCGAGACCTGGGTGCACGCCGGGGACATCGCCGACGCCGTGGACTATCCGTACAAGCCGCCGGCCGCCGGTCATCTGCACCTGCTCGTCGACCTCGCGGCCCGGCTGCTGCCGAGCACGCTCGCGCAGCGGCGACGGGACGGGCTGGCGTCGCCGGCGCAGCGGCTGGTCGCCGCGGGCGCCCCGGGCCGCTCGCTCCATCTGGAGGTCGAGGGCAGCGGCGGCGGGGACTGGTACATAGCCCTGGACTCGCCGGCCGCGGTCGGCTCGCCCGAGCACGCCGTCGCCCATCTCGCCCTGGACAGCGACGAGTTCTGCCAGCTCGCCGCCGGGCACATCTCGCCCGAGGAGACCGCGGCGGGCCAGGACGGCGAGCGCGAGGCGATCCGCGAGGTGCTGTTCGCGACGGCGGCGCTGTCCCGGCTGTGA
- a CDS encoding sigma-70 family RNA polymerase sigma factor — protein MAHDAPPRWDRRMQQRLARGEAAALGELYDRFASLVHSLAHRVLDDEDAADRITREVFAYIWEHPDSYDPKQGSLRSWVAGITRHHAVQRLRQTEADSARDRGEADPGSAESERELERRIHEASTAARADYIVTSMPAPLRQALELAYFQRRDYRQTAADLGVTEDEARRRLRLGLQLLSTAHNHQALPAVPMRRGPHGPHTPRPPHSTPPGPGHGRSR, from the coding sequence ATGGCACATGACGCACCACCGCGCTGGGACAGGCGGATGCAGCAGCGGCTCGCCCGCGGCGAGGCCGCCGCACTCGGCGAGCTCTACGACCGTTTCGCCTCGCTGGTGCACAGCCTCGCCCACCGGGTCCTGGACGACGAGGACGCCGCCGACCGCATCACCCGCGAGGTCTTCGCCTACATCTGGGAGCACCCCGACTCCTACGACCCCAAGCAGGGCTCGCTGCGCTCGTGGGTGGCCGGCATCACCCGGCACCACGCCGTCCAGCGACTGCGCCAGACCGAGGCCGACTCCGCGCGCGACCGCGGCGAGGCGGACCCCGGGTCCGCCGAGTCGGAGCGCGAGCTGGAACGCCGGATCCACGAGGCGTCCACCGCCGCCCGCGCCGACTACATCGTCACGTCCATGCCCGCCCCGCTGCGCCAGGCCCTGGAGCTGGCGTACTTCCAGCGCCGGGACTACCGCCAGACCGCCGCCGACCTCGGCGTCACCGAGGACGAGGCGCGGCGCCGGCTCCGCCTGGGCCTCCAGCTGCTGTCCACCGCCCACAACCACCAGGCTCTGCCCGCGGTCCCGATGCGCCGCGGCCCCCACGGCCCGCACACCCCGCGCCCGCCGCACTCCACACCGCCCGGTCCGGGCCACGGGCGGTCCCGGTGA
- a CDS encoding STAS domain-containing protein, translating to MSLKVAEDEKGPWAVLQVSGEMDLVTSPAVRQHVHDAVAEGRRSLVLDLSEVRFCDSSGVGVLIAARRLMRSCQGRLRLILPAQGAVDGSHVNRVLAALGVRRLFEVYPDLPTAVDEAAAPLSA from the coding sequence GTGTCGTTGAAGGTGGCAGAGGACGAAAAGGGCCCCTGGGCCGTACTGCAGGTCTCCGGCGAGATGGACCTGGTCACGTCGCCCGCGGTGCGCCAGCACGTGCACGACGCGGTGGCCGAGGGCCGGCGGTCCCTCGTGCTCGATCTCTCCGAGGTCCGGTTCTGCGATTCCAGCGGGGTCGGCGTGCTGATCGCCGCCCGCCGCCTGATGCGTTCCTGTCAGGGCCGGCTGCGGCTGATCCTGCCCGCCCAGGGTGCCGTCGACGGCTCGCACGTCAACCGTGTCCTCGCCGCCCTCGGCGTCCGCCGCCTCTTCGAGGTCTACCCGGACCTGCCCACGGCGGTGGACGAGGCGGCCGCCCCACTGTCTGCCTGA